The Glycine soja cultivar W05 chromosome 15, ASM419377v2, whole genome shotgun sequence region AGCTTTAACCAATTAAAAACCACcgtttgtataatttttaatgtaattattattattttttgacaaaatgtaattattatattataaaaatcattaaatttactatatatgacaattcataattaaataatcaaagaaaaaaaattacattgtaaatatattatttattcaattttgtttAGATCTTACTTATTATTTATCGATTTATACTCAtcaattgataattttaaatgaattttttattttaattttatgcagTGTAAAAGGAATGGATACATAagtccaaaatttaataaaatgcgAGTTAAGTGATAATAtttttaggaactaaaataaagtaagtaatagtaatattttgttttcttaaaaaaatagtgataTTTTTTGAATGTTTTTAGTTTGAGTGAGTAATGTGAAAGTGACATTGGTGTACTCCTTCACGGAATAAACTGGTGGTTTCGTCGTCTGGGAATCTTTCTTAGGATGATTTAGAACGGCATGAAAGGCGCATCGCATATGATCCAAAAATGTGGGAATGAGCCTCTGAATGCGAATGCTAAGCCTCATGTTTCGAAAGCTGTAATAATTGACTTGTCGAATTCTGTGTTTCGTTTTTCAAGCACCCTTGGCATCATTTAGGTCTGAAtaagtttttctttaaataattataaaaaagaaaaatgggatTAGTTTCGATCATTTTTTTGTTCAGACCAACTTGTCATCCTCCAGGGGCAATCTTGCTTGAGTATGTAAGGACcataaaatttttctttaaaatatttaacacagttaagttaaaattaattgttgtataagttaattaaaatcaGCTTTTTATAGAACTTAATTGAGTGAGACACTTCATTACTATTCCTGAGGGACGGATACAAGGGGAGACAAGTAAGAACCTTGATCCCCTTTCTTTAGGATCCTTTATATATGTATgaggaaaaaacaaaagaaaaaataaaaatattaataaaaaaatatacaagaaaaataaatttttgagttaatatttatttatttttttagtagtggatCATATTTCTagttttacacataaaattaataattaaataattatatattagaagatatatttttaaataattgtgtatACAAAAAAATCCAGCCCCCTTTGATACACTCTTGAATCCATACTACTCCAGGTTAGATCAACTTTATAAGTACTTGTACCAAAAGAAACTAAGGAGTTAAGATGAATTATGCTTATTCCATaaacttaaaattaacttatgcataagttaaatcaacttaaaaaaaagttaaattagagagtttacacaaattaatttataagtttaTGCATAACTTACGGGagaaaatttatataatcttcttattttcttctattttttaagaaatttatctAAATTGAACTTTCAACACATTTCATTATGTAGATTTGCTTTCCTTGATGCCTGTGTGTAGATTTCACACTCATCAGTCTCCTATTGTCCTTAGATGTACTGCTGCTTATCCCAAGATAAGAAGATCCCCCCTTCAGATTTCTTGCTGCTTTTGGGCTTCTCACAAAGACTACCCTGAAAGTTACTCTTCACTTGACTGCTAAGCTAGATGAGGTTCCAAAAGGCATCCTTACTTTTTAACTCAAATAACAGAACCACACttgaaagttataaaattataatgttaaaaaacaatttcttaaaaaataactatatcaaatttttattttagtttatcaaAAGGCAtcccttatttttgtttttatactcCTAAGCTGAAAAAGTAATGGTAACATTCAGTTGATAAATTCACTTTTATACActcaaacaaaatatcaaaaagaatCCTGAACCCAGTTTTTCTAGTAGCTAGTTGATAAATTCACACTTAAATTCCAAGCAAAATATCAAGGGGTACAACACCTAAGAATGCTGAAGTGACCCTACCTCTGCAAATTGCTGGTTGATCAATTCAATCATTTGCACTTCAAGGAACATATCAAGGGTACAAGTACAACACACAAGAATCCTGAAGTGACCCCAGTTTTGCTACTTGCTACAGTTGATCAATTCCATCATTTGCACtccaagaaaaatatcaaagtgTACAAAACCTAAGAATCCTGAACTGACCCTATCTTTGCTAACTTCTAGCTGATCAATTCAATCATTTACATTCCAATCAAAATCAAGATGTAGCTGGATGGATACAGCTAGACCTTGGATAGAAGCTACAGAACAAATAATTCAAGTACAAAAGCATATATATACGTAAGATCACAGGAGCCAAAATTGTCAGATATCCTTACCTCTTTTATCTTAAAGGGTTGCACAATTACAGgaaattgattttttcttatttttggtttagcTACCAGGAAGGAGCTCACAATAACATTACTTAACCAAACTCAACCATAGGCAATATATGATTCCGTGGCTTCTTGTTGGTCCTCTGGTTCAAACCTTGGAACCTCAGCATCGGTGGGTAACTTTTCCGGGTGTGGAGAGTGAGATTATTGGGTCACATCCAAGGATTTTGAGCTTTTTCCTAGTAGACATTTACTTCCAATTACTTCTTGCTTCAAGTTTACTAGTGTTGTAAGGGGAAGATCTAGTATGTTAATTTCCATCTTGTTGAACATGAGATTTGCAACTGCTCTGTCAACACTGTTGCTCTCTGATTCCATTGGTTTATTGTCCTCAGACCTATACATCAAGTTCATATTTCAAACAAGGGTTTTCATCATTTAAGTATTTTGGGGAAAGACAAAACTGTATACTATTATCTGGACTTGTGTCTAGCACTACCAATGCTCAGTGTTTTACAATAAGTTACAAAAAAGTGCTAATTAATATGGAAAAACTAAACTAGAGAGAACAGAATTATCTTTGATTCataatatttcaaaaagtaGAATATGTTATGAAAGAAAATACAGTGATTGTTAAACTGATAGGAAAAGCATATTTCATGCCCAAAAAATAAGTACTGAAGGAGTTAGATTGCAATTGTGTTAAGTAGTTTTAGGCTAAACCAAACAGAAGTTATGCTCTCATCCAAATCAACAGAGAGAATTACTGCTTCACTGTTACATGTAGCAACTAAAGGCCAAAAGAACACAACAGACATGCAGCATATCTAAATCATGTACCTCATGGTTTCATGGTAAACTGAGTCTGGCATTTCCTGGTGCATGTTAAGACCTCCATCAAGGTCCTCTATTACATGTTGTTTTGTATTTCTAGCAAGGCGGTACAGGGCATCTCGGAAAGAAATACGAGTCTTCTCAGTGAACTAATCATGTGAGACaaggaaaaaaatcaattagcAACAGGTATTATTGTGTGAGAAGTGCTAATAcactcttttcatttttattattgagtGAAATCCATGTGCATCTCACTAGGTAGGGAGTGGGATTGCATTATTTAGTGGGACACAGATTTCAAGCAATAATatagtatgttaaaaaaatagtgtCAAAAAGTGTTTCACTAGCAATTCTTATTATTGCACTTAATCACATGCCAATAATTTCAGTTCTCAGTCACATACCTGTGCAATTAACATCTCAAAAGCCTGCAGTGTATATTCCTCAAGAGATAACTGCTCAAGCATGGTGTCATCTCCATTGGACTGCTCAAAAGTGTCCAAGACTTTGACTGCATGATccttaaagagaaattaaatcgATTAGATTACACTAGAAGCCATCAAAGCACAACCTAAAACATACTTTGCAATTAGAATTTGTATGGAAAATAGGAAATTAGTTCtgttagtttaaatatttatatccaGTCACGAGTTACTTTATTTCTCCACAAAATACACGAATAAACAttggacaaaacttagatacagtTTCTTAGGTATTGTTGATACTATTCACCAATCAGAAATGGAGTTTAACCTTGGTAATTAGCTTAATAAAAGTACACATTAAAGGATTATGCAAATTACTGAGGTGAAATTCCAATTCTAATAGgaaaacaaaaccaacaacacaTGAAAAACTgaatctaagttttgtccataTGCATTCTAGTAAGTGGCATTCAATCTCTGTTACTGTTGAACAAATGACTTGCAGGGCATACCCGATAATTTTTATCTGATTAAAAGTGCTTTGCTGACTATATGGTGACTAGTTGACTTCAAATTATGATTTTGAAACACTAGTCAACTACtagaaaaaatgtaattattacCTCTATATCCAGGCAATCCTTGGAGTCCGAGTTGCATGGAACAAACCCTGAAGCTGCAATATCTTTCTGAACCCCACCTGATGGAAAGAacatatttgtaattttgtacaTCCATACTACAGATCTTTTAGAAATTACTTgttcagaaattaaaatttagttcTCACCAGTTGTGTTGCTGCATTGGTTTTCAAGGTAAGAGAATGATTTGTGTAGGTTTTCAACACATGGAAAATCTTCAAGTACAGAATCCCTACATTCATTGAAACATGCGAAGAAGACCGTAAGACAAAATATAGTCAAATGAATTAGATTAACTTCATGCCTATGGTAAGCCAGTGAATATTGAATGTCTCTATTGGGTTAAATGTAAAGAAagattagaaaaattaattttcatactataattattaaaaaaaaataggagccCTTACCATGCAATAGCAGGTTCACGCTTATAGAGTTCCGATAACAAATAAGTAGGATTGTGTTAGTCTCTATTGGCTCCAATCATTATGATAAATATGGTGAATTTTGGTATGCAAAAACACCACAGAGCCATTCAATTTGTACTGGACTTGCTACAAGGTTAAAGCATTTCAGATGCTACATGATTTCATTATCATACAGGCATAAAACCAAGTATCTTAGTCCCAGAAGTTACGCTTGTACAAGAAAATGTCATCCGTGTGTTTGAAAGTTGATCGGTCTTGAAGCTGGTGATCACACGTAAGTGCCATTTGTTGAAACGATTGCTCAGCAAATCCTCCACATGCACTTGAACTGCTAGACTGATCTTTATCATACTGACAAGGGTCAAACTCAATTTCATTATTGAAACTTTCATCAATGAAATTGAATTCTACTTCTGTTTCGTCTGTGTCCATGATCAAATACTCCTGGGGTGAATTAAAGCCTTCAGGTGCATTTATTCCCCATTCTGACCAATTTTCTGGTGAAGGATGCCTTTCCAACAAATTTTCTTGATCTTTTGATACAAGAAGATCACTACTTTCACATCCATAGTACCAGTCCATCCCAAATAGTCTGTAGAGTGTTCAAAATATGAGCAGATTAGCAATTTAGCATGTAGTAAATATCctttataaatagaaatatgCAGAATTTACTGACCAAGACAAACATGCTATTTGATTAACACAAAAGGAGAACTTCATCCAACCAAACACAAGAAAGGTATGCAGGTCAATAGTTTCTATCTGATTTTCGGAGTTTCcttcaaatataaattaaaactttacACTTCAGTCCTTCCCCTTTCCTACCCTTATCAAAGAATGAAACCCCCCTTCATTTAAGCCTTAGAAtcttcaaaaaaacaaaaaaggaacctaaacctataaagggaaaagaaaaaaaaatacaaaactaaAAGAAAGTGAGAAACTTGATGAAACTAGTGCTGAACACCATGTATCTTTGAGACCCtcgaacaaaacaaaataaaaaatcttcaaaactGCTGATTTTCCTTGAAACCATTCCTTACAAAAGAATAGAAAGAGAAGGGGGAGGGGGAGTTGAAGGGAACATACCTTTCTATGGCTTTTGTACAGAAAAGTGAGAGAACCGAGCTTCTGAATTTTGATTGATGAAAACAAAACAGACCCAATTGGAGAACACAGTAGTCAGTAATGAACAAAACTTGATAAGAGGTTAGCTGAAAACCTGAGGCGATTGTATGTTGTTGTGTGGTCAAgtgcatatatttatattttattggacTAGTAGTTATAAGATAGAGATGATACTATATAGGAAGATGCAGGTCACATAATAATGTGTTAATCTGCTAACAGACAGttgttaaaaaacaaaaaggcacACGAAAGAGACTTGTTGTGAGTTTTGTGGCTGAGAATACTTTGGTGCCGAGATTTGTGGCCTAAAGCTCTCCATCTAAAACTGAAATCTTATTGGCCATTTCAGCATTTGAGATTTCAGCATTTGAGTTTTGTGGCTGAGAATGCTTTAAAGATTACATTCTCAACATGCCCTCGTACCAATCTATTTGACCACTTACAAATAAATAGTTCGTATATTAAAAATAgacttaattacttattttataattcttatagTTTAATGATTTTACAAATATCACCACATTTTTTTCCGTTCATTTTACTCCCTACTTTTGAAA contains the following coding sequences:
- the LOC114388712 gene encoding protein LNK3-like translates to MHLTTQQHTIASGFQLTSYQVLFITDYCVLQLGLFCFHQSKFRSSVLSLFCTKAIERLFGMDWYYGCESSDLLVSKDQENLLERHPSPENWSEWGINAPEGFNSPQEYLIMDTDETEVEFNFIDESFNNEIEFDPCQYDKDQSSSSSACGGFAEQSFQQMALTCDHQLQDRSTFKHTDDIFLDSVLEDFPCVENLHKSFSYLENQCSNTTGGVQKDIAASGFVPCNSDSKDCLDIEDHAVKVLDTFEQSNGDDTMLEQLSLEEYTLQAFEMLIAQFTEKTRISFRDALYRLARNTKQHVIEDLDGGLNMHQEMPDSVYHETMRSEDNKPMESESNSVDRAVANLMFNKMEINILDLPLTTLVNLKQEVIGSKCLLGKSSKSLDVTQ